The sequence GCGACCGGGCCGCCCCGCCCCTGCTCGTCCCGGGCCCGCCAGACGGTCGCGGTGGGCCCGGCTCCGAGGCGCTCCGCCAGCCGGTAGCGGCCACCGATCAGACGTACGCCGCGCGGGTGTTCGCCGTCTCCAGTCATGTCACATGAGTACCGTGCGCACCATGCGGTTGTCGAAGCGGGGCGGTCGGGCGGCCCAGCGGTGCGCTCTGGAGCCGTGCCGCGCCGCGCGCACCTCCACCGCACCGGCACGCGGCCGTGACCGAGCGGCCGGTCAGGTCCCCGGCGCGAAGGTGTCGACCGCCACGTCGAAGTACTCCCGCGCCTCCCGCACCTTCCCGACCGGCGCCGACACCCACACGTCGTACAGCCGCCCGGACTCCTCCCAGCACAGGTCGTAGGTGTGCCGGGGTCCCTCCGCCGCGCTGAAGCCGTCCCAGGTGAACTCCCAGAGCGCGGCGGGGTGTCCGGCGCGCGCGGTGCGGGTGATCCGGCCGTCGTGGTAACCGGGGTTCGTGTCCGGGCCGTCGGCCGCCGACCGCTCCATCACGCCCTGCGGGCCGCCCGGTTGGGGCTCGGAGACCTTGACGCCGAGGCGGAAGGTCTGCCCCGGCGAGAGGTAGAAGACGCGCTCGCCCTGCGCACTGCGGGTGAAGTCCTGCGGTACGGCGAGGGAGAAGCCGGCCGGGTCCCGGGCCGTGCGGTAGCCGGACGGCGCCGTGTGCGCGCCGGCGGACGGGCCGGTGGCCGACGGACCCGCTGAGGTGGCCGGCGCCGACGAGGCCGGCCTCCTGCCGGAGCCCGAGCCGCTGCCGGTACCGCTGCCGCTGCCGGTCCCGGTCGCCGGGGAGGTCGCCGTACCGCCCGGGCTGCCGCCGCCCCCGTCCCCGCCCCGGTGCAGCAGCAGCGCCGCCGACACCCCCGCCCCGGCCAGCGCCGCGACGAGCAGCGCCACGACCAGCACCCCGCGTGTGGTGGTGCGGGCCGGGGCGTCGGCCGGCGGCGCGGACCCGGCGGACGGCTGCGGGCTGCCGTACGGAACGTCCGCCTGGGTCGGCGAGTAGGGAACGGCGGCCCCGGTGGTACGGCTTCCCGTCCGGCTTCCCGCGCTCCCCGGCCTGGGCGTACGGCCGCCGCCGATCCGGTGGGTGCGCCCGCCACCGGCCGCGCCGGGCGTCCCCGGTGTCTCGGGGGTGCGGCCCGTCTCCAGGTACGTCCGCAGCATCCGCTCGGCGTCGGCCGCGCCGAGCCGCCGGTCGGGATCGCGCTCCAGCAGCCCCCGTACGACGGGTAGCAGCGGCTCGGCCTCGGCGGGTGGCCGGATCTCGGCGGCGACGACGGCGTGCAGGATGCCGCCGATCGAGTCGCGCCGGAACGGCGACTCGCCGCTGAGCGCCGTGCACAGCAGCGCGCCCAGCGACCACAGGTCGGACTCCGGCCCGGTGCGCACCCCGGACATCCGCTCCGGCGCGGTGTACTCGGGCGAGCCGACGAACGAGCCGGTCTCGGTGAGCGTGGTGGCGCCCGCGACCTGCGCGATACCGAAGTCGGTGAGCACGACCCGGCCGGTGCCGGACTCGACCAGGACGTTCGCCGGCTTGATGTCCCGGTGCAGCACCCCCGCCTCGTGCGCGGTGCGCACCGCGCCGAGCAGGGCGGCCCCGATGCGCGCGGCCTCAGCGGCGTCGACCGGGCCGTCCCGGGCGATCCGGTCGGCGAGCGATGTGCCCTCGATCAACTCCATGACCAGATACGGTCGTTCGTCCTGCTCCACGACGTCGTGCACGACGACGATGTGCGGGTGCCGCAGCTGGGCGACC comes from Streptomyces sp. FXJ1.172 and encodes:
- a CDS encoding serine/threonine-protein kinase produces the protein MGTEGADFRVIAGRYRLEARIGRGGMGVVWRASDQLLARRVAVKELLADDSLSDDDTRRRRDRTLREARAVAQLRHPHIVVVHDVVEQDERPYLVMELIEGTSLADRIARDGPVDAAEAARIGAALLGAVRTAHEAGVLHRDIKPANVLVESGTGRVVLTDFGIAQVAGATTLTETGSFVGSPEYTAPERMSGVRTGPESDLWSLGALLCTALSGESPFRRDSIGGILHAVVAAEIRPPAEAEPLLPVVRGLLERDPDRRLGAADAERMLRTYLETGRTPETPGTPGAAGGGRTHRIGGGRTPRPGSAGSRTGSRTTGAAVPYSPTQADVPYGSPQPSAGSAPPADAPARTTTRGVLVVALLVAALAGAGVSAALLLHRGGDGGGGSPGGTATSPATGTGSGSGTGSGSGSGRRPASSAPATSAGPSATGPSAGAHTAPSGYRTARDPAGFSLAVPQDFTRSAQGERVFYLSPGQTFRLGVKVSEPQPGGPQGVMERSAADGPDTNPGYHDGRITRTARAGHPAALWEFTWDGFSAAEGPRHTYDLCWEESGRLYDVWVSAPVGKVREAREYFDVAVDTFAPGT